The DNA region AGATGAGCAGGTTAAGGTGCGCGGCTTCCGAGTGGAGTTGGGTGAAATTGGCGCGGTGCTGGACAGTTGCGAGGGCGTGCAATCGTCGTGTGTGTTGGTGCAGGGAGAGGCGCCGGAGCAGCGGTTAGTGGCGTATGTGGTGCCGGAGTTGATGCCGGAGGCAGAGGCGGTCCAGAGTGTGTTGGATGAGTATCGAACGCGCTTGAGTGAGCGGTTACCGAGTTACATGGTCCCGCAGCAGTATGTGTTGTTGGCGGCGATGCCGTTGACGGCGAATGGCAAGGTGGATAAGGCGGCGTTGCCAGCGGTGGATGGTCAAACGACGGGTGTGGAATATGTCGCGCCACGCAATGCGACCGAAGAGATGTTGTGTGAGATTTGGGGTGAGGTGTTGCGTCGAGAGTCGGTTGGGATCCATGACAATTTCTTTAGTATCGGTGGAGACTCAATTTCTTCAATTCGAATAGTAACTTTATTAAGGTTACGAGGAGCAAACTTAGATATTACTAACTTGTTCCTAAACCCAACCATTGCTGCAGTCGCCAATTATATTTCTTTTGACTCTGTTGAAGAACTTGAGCATCAAAAAGAAACAATGATTCAACAAGGTAAAAAAATTGAAGAAGGCGAACTTTAGAAAGTAGGGCTATAGACTCGCTGTTAAATGAAAGTTTTATTTAGCAGCGATAATCTTCTAAGGAAAATAAAATGAAAAAAGAAAATATAGAACTTTCAAACTATCATGAATTTAATTTACATTCGGCCCATTCGCAGGATGCTGTCGATAAAATTAATAAATCGTTTTATGGTCGATTTAACTTTCCATGGTATCCCTCAATTGCAGAAAAGTTTAATGATCAGTCGTTTTCGATCAATATGCTTAACCAAGATATCGGGTCATGGGATCATTCTCGAATTCAAAAGAGCGCTAAAATATGGGTGGCTGGTTGTGGTACCAATCAAGCTGTATTAACCGCATTGAAATACCCTGAGTCGGAGATCACTGGGACGGATATTTCAGTTGAATCACTTGCCGCCGCTCGAGCCCTGGCTGAAAAACTAAATGTAACGAATTTGAAATTAGAAGAAAAAAGCATTAATGACGTCACTTACAAAGATGAGTTTGACTACATAATTTGTACTGGCGTAATACATCATAATGCCAATCCTCAAATTCCCTTAGAAAAACTAAGCAATGCATTAAAGAAAAATGGAATAATGGAGTTGTTTGTATACAATTACTATCGAAGAATTTTGAATACAGCATTTCAAAAAGCGATAAGATTGATTTGTACGGATGACGGTACCCCCAATATTGACTTAGAATTGCCGTTAACCAATTTGATGATCAATAATTCTGCGCACAGCTGCAGTGGATTGATGCAATCACAGCTATTTCATTTGAAAGGCGCGCATGAATGTGATATCGCCGACAAGTTATTGCAGCCTGTCGAGCATAGTTATACTGTCGAAACATTTGATCGCTTGGTTCAAGAGTGTCAATTGCAAATTGTGAGTAATTGCATTTGCTCATGGGATAAGGTCGAAGATGCTCTTTCATTTGAAATGAAATTTCATGACAAAGAACTAGCTGAGAAATATGAGTCACTTCCAGATATTACTCGATGGAAAATAGGGAACTTATTATTATTAGAGGAATCGCCTAACACATGGTTTTATTTACAGAAGAAAGAGTCTGACTTTGCTGTTAAAGACACTCATCAAATAAATGCTGAATTTCTCGATACTGTGTTTGAAAAAACAAAGGCAAAGACGGATCTCTTTGTTCGCAATCACGATGATTCATATTTACTTGCGACAAAAGGTAAGTCCTATCCGCAGCCGGAAATTCCTACTAATAATATTGCGTCCCTAGTCTTCAATAGGGTTGATGGTAAGAAAACTGTAAGAGAAATATTATCAAGCTTAGGGACGAATTTAGGTTTTTATGAATTAAATGATTTGCGCATGCGTTTAACAACGACCGCCTTCCCATATTTAGTATCAATAAAAAATAAAATATAAGCGATTAGTGGAATAATTATGACAATTGCAGCGCGATTGATTGCGGAAGCAAAAGCTCAAGGTGTTACTTTATATATTAAAGGTGACAAATTAGCCTACTTGGCCGAAGAGGGTGGTTTTTCTAACGAACTGAAATCTAGAGTAGTAGAGAATAAAGAGTTGATCAGGCAGTTTTTTCTTGATGAGAAAAACTCAACACATTTAAATGCTCCTTTCAGCCAGTTGACAGCGCTTGAGCGAGAATCGCTCGAGAATAATGAACAGTACGAAGATATCTATCCTCTCGCTGCTTTGCAGGCAGGCATGGTATTTCACACCGAGCTAGAAGGTTTTAGTGGTATATATCATGATATTGCGGTACAGCACATTCGTTGTGAATGGAACGAAGGGTTATTTCGAGAAGCGTTGGACTATTGCATCGCGCGCCATCCTATTTTAAGAACGCATTATTATTTAAAAGGTGAGCGTCCTCTACAACTGGTGTTGCGTCATGGGCCCTTGCCATTGGAAGTCGAAGACATTCGTTTACTCGATCGTGAAGAACAAGCGCAACAATTAAAAC from Pleionea litopenaei includes:
- a CDS encoding class I SAM-dependent methyltransferase is translated as MKKENIELSNYHEFNLHSAHSQDAVDKINKSFYGRFNFPWYPSIAEKFNDQSFSINMLNQDIGSWDHSRIQKSAKIWVAGCGTNQAVLTALKYPESEITGTDISVESLAAARALAEKLNVTNLKLEEKSINDVTYKDEFDYIICTGVIHHNANPQIPLEKLSNALKKNGIMELFVYNYYRRILNTAFQKAIRLICTDDGTPNIDLELPLTNLMINNSAHSCSGLMQSQLFHLKGAHECDIADKLLQPVEHSYTVETFDRLVQECQLQIVSNCICSWDKVEDALSFEMKFHDKELAEKYESLPDITRWKIGNLLLLEESPNTWFYLQKKESDFAVKDTHQINAEFLDTVFEKTKAKTDLFVRNHDDSYLLATKGKSYPQPEIPTNNIASLVFNRVDGKKTVREILSSLGTNLGFYELNDLRMRLTTTAFPYLVSIKNKI